The following proteins come from a genomic window of Rutidosis leptorrhynchoides isolate AG116_Rl617_1_P2 chromosome 10, CSIRO_AGI_Rlap_v1, whole genome shotgun sequence:
- the LOC139873373 gene encoding uncharacterized protein isoform X2, whose amino-acid sequence MSGGFFRGTTADQDTRFSNKHAKLLKSQKFPPELENLVDMTKVKMDVMRPWIAHRVTELLGFEDEVLINFIYGLLEEKVVNGKEIQISLTGFMEKNTGKFMKELWTHLLSAQQNASGVPQQFLDAKEEETRKKQEDTDRITRELKRKKENEGREYEQERVKMDREADAMKANLEPHSRRPTKFSSKWSADDKGTDEKNGSKEIARNYRSPHSADRSPLPPRRGALQRSVSKSMSNSRSPSRSRSLSASPKPTKRSLSSERREHSTRRSSTPRRLDKRIRSPPKRSVSRTRVRSPSPARRSLRSPVRRKSRSPVRRRSRSPIRRRSRSPVRRRSRSPIRRRSRSPIWRRSRTPIRRRSRTPVRRRSRTPVRRRSRTPVRRRSRTPIRRRSRTPIRRSRTPVRRISRSPIRRSRTPIRKRARSPLRYRSPSPFQRRPRSPYRPRSQSLSRSPSPVRGRSPSPVRQRNQRAPSTPRHQSLSPVRRKPSDFGPRRSPSSPSRSSSHSEQVSTSPAREKMGSLKQQHRSPVDSSRDGHRSVQRSGLDWKPTQKETAERSTVSLRSLERDSMGRRISHNGESALSPPPGNSPSRSVSPPSARRSPSEARSPTPPRRQRGSMNAKDHGEVEERSLSRSKEEKRENKEPVHDKSKHSPQVQKKRIDEAKRDYPELSEKSLHRHKDILPIESLQDPDKGYKADEMNQEGVKLPKPLQKGEKRHRSGSPDSASEESDHKRKHKRSKRKDVTSDDDVSHDSATDDRKEAKRRRKEERRLKKEEKRKRREERRRKKDSRRSEKLKLKTGKNVDPSSDSEEALLDQKKLEIELREKALESLRAKKGVGH is encoded by the exons ATGTCAGGCGGTTTCTTCCGA GGTACTACCGCTGATCAAGACACTCGATTCTCTAATAAGCATGCTAAACTGCTTAAATCTCAGAAGTTTCCTCCTGAATTGGAGAATCTG GTGGACATGACGAAAGTTAAGATGGATGTTATGAGGCCATGGATAGCTCACAGGGTGACTGAACTACTTGGATTTGAAGATGAAGTTCTCATTAACTTCATTTATGGTCTTCTCGAGGAGAAG GTAGTTAATGGCAAGGAGATTCAAATTTCACTAACTGGGTTTATGGAAAAGAATACAGGGAAGTTTATGAAGGAACTTTGGACACATCTTCTCAGTGCACAGCAGAATGCGAGTGGTGTTCCTCAACAGTTTTTGGATGCCAAGGAGGAAGAAACTAGAAAGAAGCAG GAGGATACAGATCGTATAACCAGAGAACTGAAGAGAAAGAAAGAGAATGAAGGTCGTGAGTATGAACAAGAAAGAGTGAAGATG GACAGAGAGGCTGATGCCATGAAAGCTAATTTGGAGCCCCACTCAAGAAGACCTACAAAATTTTCCAGCAAGTGGTCAGCTGATGATAAAGGAACTGATGAGAAGAATGGCTCAAAAGAAATTGCCAG GAACTACCGCTCTCCACATTCAGCTGATCGTTCTCCATTACCACCTCG caGAGGTGCTCTCCAGAGATCTGTTAGCAAATCCATGTCTAATTCTAGGAGTCCTTCAAG GTCAAGAAGTTTATCAGCATCTCCTAAACCCACAAAGCGATCCCTTTCTTCTGAAAGGAGAGAACATTCTACAAGACGATCTTCTACACCTCGTCGACTGGATAAGCGTATTCGATCCCCGCCTAAGAGATCCGTGTCACGTACACGCGTACGATCACCTTCACCTGCAAGGCGAAGCCTGCGATCCCCTGTTCGACGCAAATCAAGGTCACCTGTTCGTCGCAGATCTCGGTCACCTATAAGGCGCAGGTCACGATCACCTGTTCGACGCAGATCACGGTCACCTATTAGACGTAGGTCCCGATCACCCATCTGGCGTAGGTCTCGCACCCCCATTAGGCGGAGATCACGGACCCCTGTTAGGCGGAGATCACGGACTCCTGTTAGGCGGAGATCACGGACTCCTGTTAGGCGGAGATCACGGACCCCTATTAGGCGTAGATCACGGACCCCTATTAGGAGATCACGTACTCCGGTTAGGAGGATATCACGTTCACCCATCAGGAGGTCACGAACTCCCATTCGTAAAAGGGCACGGTCCCCACTTCGTTACAGGTCACCTTCCCCATTTCAGCGCAGGCCAAGGTCTCCTTATCGACCCAGGTCGCAGTCTCTTTCTAGATCACCTTCACCAGTTCGTGGCAGGTCGCCGTCTCCTGTGAGGCAGCGAAATCAACGAGCTCCGTCAACTCCTCGTCATCAGTCTCTTTCTCCAGTTAGGCGTAAGCCAAGCGATTTTGGTCCCCGAAGATCTCCAAGTTCTCCAAGTAGGTCCTCTTCACATTCAGAGCAAGTTTCTACTTCTCCTGCACGTGAGAAAATGGGATCCTTGAAACAGCAACATAGATCACCTGTTGATTCTTCTAGAGATGGGCACAG ATCTGTTCAGAGAAGTGGTCTTGATTGGAAACCTACACAAAAAGAGACTGCTGAGCGTTCTACTGTTTCATTAAGGTCTTTAGAAAGAGATTCAATGGGCCGAAGGATCTCTCATAATGGAGAATCGGCTTTATCGCCGCCACCTGGCAACTCTCCTTCAAGATCTGTATCTCCCCCTTCTGCTCGGAGAAGTCCTAGTGAAGCTAGGAG CCCAACACCTCCAAGAAGACAGAGAGGAAGTATGAATGCTAAGGATCATGGAGAGGTTGAAGAGAGGTCGTTGTCCAG ATCGAAGGAAGAGAAACGTGAGAATAAAGAGCCAGTCCATGACAAGAGTAAACATTCTCCACAAGTTCAAAAGAAAAG AATTGACGAAGCAAAGAGGGATTATCCTGAATTGTCAGAAAAGTCCCTGCATAGGCACAAAGATATTTTACCAATTGAAAGTTTACAGGACCCTGACAAAGGATATAAAGCTGACGAAATGAACCAAGAAGGCGTAAAATTGCCAAAGCCGTTGCAGAAAGGTGAGAAACGTCATCGTAGTGGCTCACCGGATTCAGCATCTGAGGAAAGTGACCATAAGAGAAAGCACAAAAGGTCAAAACGAAAAGATGTTACATCAGATGATGATGTCAGTCATGATTCTGCTACAGATGACCGAAAAGAAGCTAAAAGAAGACGCAAAGAGGAAAGACGATTGAAAAAAGAAGAGAAGCGAAAGCGACGCGAGGAAAGGCGTCGCAAAAAAGATAGTAGACGTTCAGAAAAGCTAAAACTGAAAACTGGCAAAAACGTCGATCCGTCTTCGGATAGTGAGGAGGCATTGTTGGATCAGAAGAAACTTGAAATCGAGCTGAGGGAAAAGGCCCTTGAATCTCTTAGAGCCAAAAAGGGCGTTGGTCATTAG
- the LOC139873373 gene encoding uncharacterized protein isoform X5 encodes MKANLEPHSRRPTKFSSKWSADDKGTDEKNGSKEIARNYRSPHSADRSPLPPRRGALQRSVSKSMSNSRSPSRSRSLSASPKPTKRSLSSERREHSTRRSSTPRRLDKRIRSPPKRSVSRTRVRSPSPARRSLRSPVRRKSRSPVRRRSRSPIRRRSRSPVRRRSRSPIRRRSRSPIWRRSRTPIRRRSRTPVRRRSRTPVRRRSRTPVRRRSRTPIRRRSRTPIRRSRTPVRRISRSPIRRSRTPIRKRARSPLRYRSPSPFQRRPRSPYRPRSQSLSRSPSPVRGRSPSPVRQRNQRAPSTPRHQSLSPVRRKPSDFGPRRSPSSPSRSSSHSEQVSTSPAREKMGSLKQQHRSPVDSSRDGHRSVQRSGLDWKPTQKETAERSTVSLRSLERDSMGRRISHNGESALSPPPGNSPSRSVSPPSARRSPSEARSPTPPRRQRGSMNAKDHGEVEERSLSRSKEEKRENKEPVHDKSKHSPQVQKKSRIDEAKRDYPELSEKSLHRHKDILPIESLQDPDKGYKADEMNQEGVKLPKPLQKGEKRHRSGSPDSASEESDHKRKHKRSKRKDVTSDDDVSHDSATDDRKEAKRRRKEERRLKKEEKRKRREERRRKKDSRRSEKLKLKTGKNVDPSSDSEEALLDQKKLEIELREKALESLRAKKGVGH; translated from the exons ATGAAAGCTAATTTGGAGCCCCACTCAAGAAGACCTACAAAATTTTCCAGCAAGTGGTCAGCTGATGATAAAGGAACTGATGAGAAGAATGGCTCAAAAGAAATTGCCAG GAACTACCGCTCTCCACATTCAGCTGATCGTTCTCCATTACCACCTCG caGAGGTGCTCTCCAGAGATCTGTTAGCAAATCCATGTCTAATTCTAGGAGTCCTTCAAG GTCAAGAAGTTTATCAGCATCTCCTAAACCCACAAAGCGATCCCTTTCTTCTGAAAGGAGAGAACATTCTACAAGACGATCTTCTACACCTCGTCGACTGGATAAGCGTATTCGATCCCCGCCTAAGAGATCCGTGTCACGTACACGCGTACGATCACCTTCACCTGCAAGGCGAAGCCTGCGATCCCCTGTTCGACGCAAATCAAGGTCACCTGTTCGTCGCAGATCTCGGTCACCTATAAGGCGCAGGTCACGATCACCTGTTCGACGCAGATCACGGTCACCTATTAGACGTAGGTCCCGATCACCCATCTGGCGTAGGTCTCGCACCCCCATTAGGCGGAGATCACGGACCCCTGTTAGGCGGAGATCACGGACTCCTGTTAGGCGGAGATCACGGACTCCTGTTAGGCGGAGATCACGGACCCCTATTAGGCGTAGATCACGGACCCCTATTAGGAGATCACGTACTCCGGTTAGGAGGATATCACGTTCACCCATCAGGAGGTCACGAACTCCCATTCGTAAAAGGGCACGGTCCCCACTTCGTTACAGGTCACCTTCCCCATTTCAGCGCAGGCCAAGGTCTCCTTATCGACCCAGGTCGCAGTCTCTTTCTAGATCACCTTCACCAGTTCGTGGCAGGTCGCCGTCTCCTGTGAGGCAGCGAAATCAACGAGCTCCGTCAACTCCTCGTCATCAGTCTCTTTCTCCAGTTAGGCGTAAGCCAAGCGATTTTGGTCCCCGAAGATCTCCAAGTTCTCCAAGTAGGTCCTCTTCACATTCAGAGCAAGTTTCTACTTCTCCTGCACGTGAGAAAATGGGATCCTTGAAACAGCAACATAGATCACCTGTTGATTCTTCTAGAGATGGGCACAG ATCTGTTCAGAGAAGTGGTCTTGATTGGAAACCTACACAAAAAGAGACTGCTGAGCGTTCTACTGTTTCATTAAGGTCTTTAGAAAGAGATTCAATGGGCCGAAGGATCTCTCATAATGGAGAATCGGCTTTATCGCCGCCACCTGGCAACTCTCCTTCAAGATCTGTATCTCCCCCTTCTGCTCGGAGAAGTCCTAGTGAAGCTAGGAG CCCAACACCTCCAAGAAGACAGAGAGGAAGTATGAATGCTAAGGATCATGGAGAGGTTGAAGAGAGGTCGTTGTCCAG ATCGAAGGAAGAGAAACGTGAGAATAAAGAGCCAGTCCATGACAAGAGTAAACATTCTCCACAAGTTCAAAAGAAAAG TAGAATTGACGAAGCAAAGAGGGATTATCCTGAATTGTCAGAAAAGTCCCTGCATAGGCACAAAGATATTTTACCAATTGAAAGTTTACAGGACCCTGACAAAGGATATAAAGCTGACGAAATGAACCAAGAAGGCGTAAAATTGCCAAAGCCGTTGCAGAAAGGTGAGAAACGTCATCGTAGTGGCTCACCGGATTCAGCATCTGAGGAAAGTGACCATAAGAGAAAGCACAAAAGGTCAAAACGAAAAGATGTTACATCAGATGATGATGTCAGTCATGATTCTGCTACAGATGACCGAAAAGAAGCTAAAAGAAGACGCAAAGAGGAAAGACGATTGAAAAAAGAAGAGAAGCGAAAGCGACGCGAGGAAAGGCGTCGCAAAAAAGATAGTAGACGTTCAGAAAAGCTAAAACTGAAAACTGGCAAAAACGTCGATCCGTCTTCGGATAGTGAGGAGGCATTGTTGGATCAGAAGAAACTTGAAATCGAGCTGAGGGAAAAGGCCCTTGAATCTCTTAGAGCCAAAAAGGGCGTTGGTCATTAG